The Spiroplasma clarkii genome has a window encoding:
- the truB gene encoding tRNA pseudouridine(55) synthase TruB, which translates to MTESGIFLINKPVGITSHDVVYKIKKKFNVKKIGHAGTLDPLATGVMVVLVNQATKISNFLLSSDKTYVVEMQLFTETDSGDKTGIVVKSEPFVKLKKQLVKSVVAKYNGYIYEQYPPIYSAVKVEGKKLYEYARSGQDVEIKPRTVTINQCNLLKFNAKTGIVKLKIACSKGTYIRSLVKDIATDLETIATVISLERTASGSFDLKETKSIEKIQTSDLISMYDGLLKNGQTLIEYHKTIDIIQGKAITLPKQNVPYVFVIDSHKAVLAIYKWVAHNLYNCQRGLWDPEILEKLSEAERDF; encoded by the coding sequence ATGACAGAATCTGGGATTTTTTTAATCAATAAACCAGTTGGAATCACTTCTCATGATGTGGTTTATAAGATTAAAAAGAAGTTTAATGTCAAAAAAATTGGTCATGCAGGTACCTTAGATCCTTTGGCAACTGGGGTAATGGTGGTTCTGGTTAACCAAGCCACTAAAATTTCAAACTTTTTGTTATCTAGTGACAAAACCTATGTTGTAGAAATGCAATTATTTACAGAAACAGATAGTGGTGATAAAACTGGAATTGTTGTTAAAAGTGAACCATTTGTTAAGTTAAAAAAACAACTAGTTAAGAGTGTTGTGGCGAAATATAATGGTTATATCTATGAGCAATATCCCCCAATTTATTCTGCAGTCAAAGTTGAAGGTAAAAAACTTTATGAATATGCTCGCAGTGGTCAAGATGTAGAAATTAAACCCCGAACAGTGACAATTAATCAATGTAATTTATTAAAATTTAATGCTAAAACAGGAATAGTAAAATTGAAGATAGCATGTAGTAAAGGCACTTACATTAGGAGTTTAGTAAAAGATATTGCAACAGACTTAGAAACAATTGCCACGGTTATTAGTTTAGAACGAACTGCAAGTGGGAGTTTTGATTTAAAAGAAACTAAATCAATTGAAAAAATTCAAACCTCAGATTTAATTTCTATGTATGATGGGTTACTTAAAAATGGTCAAACCCTAATTGAATATCACAAAACTATTGATATTATTCAAGGTAAAGCGATTACTTTGCCAAAACAAAATGTTCCCTATGTTTTTGTCATTGATTCTCACAAAGCTGTTTTGGCAATTTACAAATGAGTTGCTCATAACTTATACAATTGTCAACGGGGTTTATGAGATCCAGAAATCTTAGAAAAGTTATCTGAAGCAGAAAGGGATTTTTAA
- a CDS encoding FAD synthetase, whose protein sequence is MQIEKIQLERADPVKLKKSNVVTIGFFDGLHKMHKKILFKTKKLAKKNNCLFSVVTFSQKIRNFLNKTEEHILTRLENYQLITQTFEPDYIFEIQTNMKTITKSKLYFMKYLREKLMVEKIVVGSDFRFGDRASGTILDLIDFFGKKNVIIFKRNHKYASSKLLGALK, encoded by the coding sequence ATGCAAATTGAAAAAATACAGTTAGAAAGAGCAGACCCAGTTAAATTAAAAAAATCGAATGTTGTCACAATTGGCTTTTTTGATGGTTTGCACAAAATGCACAAAAAAATCTTATTTAAAACTAAAAAACTAGCAAAGAAAAATAATTGTTTATTTTCAGTAGTTACATTTTCTCAAAAAATTCGCAATTTTTTAAATAAGACTGAAGAACACATTTTGACTCGTTTAGAAAACTACCAGTTAATCACTCAAACCTTTGAACCTGATTATATTTTTGAAATTCAAACCAATATGAAAACCATCACAAAATCAAAGCTTTACTTTATGAAGTATTTAAGAGAAAAGTTAATGGTTGAAAAAATTGTTGTTGGAAGTGACTTTAGATTTGGAGATCGAGCTTCGGGAACAATTTTAGATTTAATTGATTTCTTTGGTAAAAAAAATGTCATAATATTTAAAAGAAACCATAAATATGCCTCGTCAAAATTATTAGGGGCCTTGAAGTAA
- a CDS encoding anaerobic ribonucleoside triphosphate reductase produces the protein MNDIESIIKEMQSIVSIENNDIKNENANMSGETPSGKMMKFASISAKEYALSRLVDKKHADMHRKAQIHIHDLDYYPTKSATCVQYNIQEIFEGGFTTKNGHIREPQSIGVYAELAAIIFQTAQNEMHGGQAIPAFDFFMANGVKKSFKKQLQTAISTYLDVDGIDYNIQDIKNILASDKVNFLDTDVSWMVQQLEKYGFSAAKIEKLVSSSNQKTIREADQAMEGFIYNLNTQHSRGGNQVVFSSINLGTDTSNEGRQVMKSLLKALRAGLGNGETSIFPIVIFKVKEGINFSDADVTRVMQTPQTEWNQITDWTTPNFDLLLDSIATTSLRLFPNFMFLDQSYNQHKKWDINDPNRWMYEPATMGCRTRVFENINGEKTSVGRGNLSFTSINLPYLALELLENKGMLTDGGIDYSAIDKVAIKREFIKVINNVSEDIAKQLYDRYKFQTSAIAREFPFIMKNNILAGGETLKPNEHVEDVFKQGTLTIGFVGLAEALKALIAEHHGESDEAQQFGLEIIREINNVVIKWKETTHLNYGVIATPAESVAGRMARVTQNRFGNIVGVTEREYFTNSNHVPVYHNISAIEKIEKEAAYHHLTLGGSISYIELDGEAKKNLHAVLSVVVAMKNAGTNYGSLNHPVDRCKKCHYTSLIPLNCPKCGFGDISRTRRITGYLVGDLDGWNSGKQAEEAERVKHLSKNENT, from the coding sequence ATGAATGATATAGAATCAATCATAAAAGAAATGCAGTCAATTGTTTCCATAGAAAACAATGACATTAAGAATGAAAATGCAAATATGAGTGGAGAAACACCATCAGGTAAAATGATGAAATTTGCCTCAATTAGTGCTAAAGAATATGCTTTGAGTCGTTTAGTTGACAAAAAACATGCAGATATGCACCGAAAAGCTCAAATCCATATTCATGACTTAGACTACTACCCAACTAAATCTGCAACTTGTGTGCAGTACAATATCCAAGAAATATTTGAGGGTGGTTTTACAACTAAAAACGGTCACATTCGTGAACCTCAATCAATTGGAGTATATGCTGAATTAGCAGCCATTATCTTCCAAACAGCACAAAATGAAATGCATGGAGGTCAAGCAATACCGGCATTTGACTTCTTTATGGCAAATGGAGTTAAAAAATCATTCAAAAAGCAATTACAAACTGCAATTAGCACCTATTTAGATGTTGATGGCATTGACTATAATATCCAGGATATCAAAAATATTTTAGCATCAGATAAAGTTAACTTTTTAGATACTGATGTTAGTTGAATGGTACAACAACTTGAAAAATATGGGTTTAGTGCTGCTAAAATTGAAAAATTAGTTAGCAGTTCAAACCAAAAAACCATTAGAGAAGCAGATCAAGCAATGGAAGGATTTATTTACAATCTAAATACACAACACTCTCGTGGAGGGAACCAAGTTGTGTTCTCATCAATTAACTTGGGAACTGATACTTCAAATGAAGGTCGTCAAGTAATGAAATCATTGCTAAAAGCACTTAGAGCTGGTTTGGGGAATGGTGAAACTTCAATCTTCCCAATTGTTATTTTTAAAGTTAAAGAGGGTATTAACTTTAGTGATGCTGATGTTACAAGAGTAATGCAAACTCCCCAAACTGAGTGAAATCAAATTACAGATTGAACTACACCAAACTTTGACCTATTATTAGATTCAATCGCAACAACAAGTTTAAGATTATTCCCAAACTTTATGTTCTTAGATCAAAGCTATAACCAACACAAAAAATGAGATATTAATGATCCAAACCGTTGAATGTATGAACCTGCAACAATGGGGTGTCGTACAAGAGTTTTTGAAAACATTAATGGTGAAAAAACTAGTGTTGGAAGAGGAAACCTTTCATTTACATCAATTAACTTACCTTATTTAGCATTAGAATTGCTAGAAAATAAAGGAATGTTAACTGATGGGGGCATTGATTATAGTGCAATTGACAAAGTAGCAATCAAAAGAGAATTTATCAAAGTAATTAACAATGTTTCAGAAGACATTGCCAAACAACTTTATGATCGTTATAAATTTCAAACATCTGCAATCGCCAGAGAATTTCCATTTATAATGAAAAATAACATTTTAGCGGGCGGAGAAACTTTAAAACCAAATGAACATGTTGAAGATGTTTTCAAACAAGGAACCCTAACTATTGGTTTTGTGGGACTTGCTGAAGCATTAAAAGCATTAATTGCTGAACATCATGGAGAAAGTGATGAAGCACAACAATTTGGTTTAGAAATTATTAGAGAAATCAACAATGTGGTTATTAAATGAAAAGAAACCACTCACTTAAATTATGGAGTAATTGCTACCCCAGCAGAATCAGTTGCTGGAAGAATGGCTCGTGTTACTCAAAATCGTTTTGGAAATATTGTTGGAGTTACTGAACGTGAATACTTTACAAACTCAAACCATGTGCCAGTTTATCACAATATTTCTGCAATTGAAAAAATTGAAAAAGAAGCTGCTTACCACCACTTAACACTTGGAGGAAGCATCAGTTATATTGAACTTGATGGTGAAGCTAAAAAGAACCTGCATGCAGTTCTGTCTGTGGTGGTTGCCATGAAAAATGCAGGAACCAACTATGGTAGTTTAAATCACCCAGTTGATAGATGTAAAAAATGTCATTATACATCTTTAATTCCATTGAATTGTCCAAAATGTGGGTTTGGAGATATCTCAAGAACCCGAAGAATTACAGGATATTTAGTTGGTGATTTAGATGGGTGAAACTCTGGAAAACAAGCTGAAGAAGCTGAAAGAGTAAAACATTTATCTAAAAATGAAAATACTTAA